Proteins co-encoded in one Halorussus lipolyticus genomic window:
- a CDS encoding Gfo/Idh/MocA family protein: MSRQNEPVRVGFVGLGNIGHYHADRLGDVDGVDIVGGVDINPDARARFAEKYGVESFESYEDLYDAAVDAVIVTTPNKFHEEYAVAALRSGLDVLLEKPLAHSLESAERIAEASRNAEGFCMVGFHNRFRNPVEVVKSYQEEGRFGNTRHVEANFIRRRGVPGRGSWFTNQEIAGGGALIDIGVHAIDLALHFHDFPKVQEVSGTIRSQFGSRDDYAYLEMWGEDAQSGEFSVDDSVSAFVRCENGKTFTLEVAWAANRSPNEEFVIRGTEAGANFDKSDDSLTIYETGRQGTDHFSDSEIQTRHEDPHKAEQRVFFEAVRDGVTPTVNTVDQALEVQRVIDGIYRSHEEQRAIQLG, encoded by the coding sequence ATGTCCAGACAAAATGAGCCAGTTCGGGTCGGGTTCGTCGGGTTGGGGAACATCGGCCACTACCACGCCGACCGACTCGGAGACGTAGACGGCGTGGACATCGTCGGCGGGGTGGACATCAACCCCGACGCCCGCGCCCGATTCGCCGAGAAGTACGGGGTGGAGTCGTTCGAGAGCTACGAGGACCTCTACGACGCGGCGGTGGACGCGGTTATCGTCACGACGCCCAACAAGTTCCACGAGGAGTACGCGGTCGCGGCCCTCCGGAGCGGACTGGACGTGCTCCTCGAAAAGCCGCTTGCCCACTCCTTAGAGAGTGCAGAGCGTATCGCGGAGGCCTCGCGCAACGCCGAGGGCTTCTGCATGGTCGGGTTCCACAACCGCTTCCGGAATCCCGTCGAGGTCGTCAAGTCCTATCAGGAGGAGGGCCGATTCGGCAACACCCGCCACGTCGAGGCCAACTTCATCCGGCGGCGGGGCGTGCCCGGACGGGGGTCGTGGTTCACGAATCAGGAGATAGCAGGCGGCGGTGCGCTCATCGACATCGGCGTCCACGCCATCGACTTAGCGCTCCACTTCCACGACTTCCCGAAAGTGCAGGAAGTCTCGGGCACCATCCGGTCGCAGTTCGGGTCCCGTGACGACTACGCCTACCTCGAAATGTGGGGCGAGGACGCCCAGTCGGGCGAGTTCTCGGTGGACGACTCGGTGAGCGCGTTCGTCCGGTGCGAGAACGGCAAGACGTTCACGCTCGAAGTCGCGTGGGCCGCCAACCGCTCGCCCAACGAGGAGTTCGTCATCCGCGGCACCGAAGCGGGCGCGAACTTCGACAAGTCCGACGACTCGCTGACCATCTACGAGACGGGCCGGCAGGGCACCGACCACTTCTCGGACTCCGAAATCCAGACCCGCCACGAGGACCCCCACAAGGCCGAACAGCGCGTCTTCTTCGAGGCGGTTCGGGACGGCGTGACCCCGACCGTGAACACGGTGGACCAAGCCCTCGAAGTCCAGCGTGTCATCGACGGCATCTACCGGTCTCACGAGGAACAGCGCGCGATTCAGCTCGGGTAA